In Aegilops tauschii subsp. strangulata cultivar AL8/78 chromosome 3, Aet v6.0, whole genome shotgun sequence, one genomic interval encodes:
- the LOC109775442 gene encoding uncharacterized protein, whose product MAEWPQWWNMAAEAANGSLTYIGETNAIAEAINNGARQQYGQAAEDCRGFGPGVHPPPNAGQGASAGGDIIDLAIGRVKRISRLHAVLGNVFSLCVARIGLQGHAPWRWDRWQLHHTDAARHAETASQRLLSAKSHGHTADAVFHVMLRPPSPQAVAHAWAPAAEQLLRRAIDDLAVVEAALGQMRTAIAAEYADAMILLQG is encoded by the coding sequence ATGGCGGAGTGGCCTCAGTGGTGGAAcatggcggcggaggcggcgaatGGCAGCTTAACCTACATCGGCGAGACGAATGCGATAGCGGAGGCCATCAATAATGGCGCCCGCCAGCAGTACGGCCAGGCCGCCGAGGACTGCCGCGGATTCGGCCCGGGCGTGCACCCGCCGCCCAACGCCGGCCAGGGCGCTTCCGCAGGCGGCGACATCATCGACCTCGCCATCGGCCGGGTCAAGCGCATCAGCAGGCTCCACGCCGTGCTGGGCAACGTCTTCTCCCTCTGCGTCGCGCGCATCGGGCTCCAGGGCCACGCGCCGTGGCGATGGGACAGGTGGCAACTCCACCACACCGACGCCGCCCGCCACGCGGAGACGGCGTCGCAGCGCCTGCTCTCCGCCAAGTCGCACGGCCATACGGCCGACGCCGTCTTCCACGTCATGCTCAGGCCGCCATCGCCGCAAGCAGTCGCCCACGCCTGGGCACCCGCGGCCGAGCAGCTCCTGCGCCGGGCGATCGACGATCTGGCCGTGGTGGAGGCCGCGCTGGGGCAGATGCGCACGGCCATTGCCGCCGAGTACGCCGACGCCATGATCCTTCTGCAAGGCTGA
- the LOC109775443 gene encoding uncharacterized protein, whose amino-acid sequence MAQPPPWKAMYLYVASQARDGCAGVRQRVASARDDLASPLVLDTRDAEGRYTLLQSATTHLQHASDHLSAFIINTAVAERLALHGCGPVPSQPVARVGDLRAGHDHDWLGLIRLQAAREHAEGALRRVEGALALLGSVRFMLHSQNPDAPGRRQAMEGRLHALDLQPVVVGVASMSALASMATEPPIRDRIQ is encoded by the coding sequence atggCGCAGCCGCCGCCATGGAAGGCGATGTACCTGTATGTGGCGAGCCAGGCGCGCGACGGCTGCGCCGGCGTCAGGCAAAGAGTCGCCTCCGCGCGTGACGATCTGGCGTCCCCGCTGGTGCTGGACACCCGCGACGCCGAGGGGCGGTACACCCTGCTGCAGTCCGCGACGACCCACCTCCAGCACGCGTCCGACCACCTCTCCGCTTTCATCATCAACACGGCGGTGGCCGAGCGCCTGGCGCTCCACGGCTGCGGCCCCGTCCCGTCGCAGCCGGTGGCCCGCGTCGGCGACCTCCGCGCCGGCCACGACCACGACTGGCTTGGCCTGATCAGGCTCCAGGCCGCCAGGGAGCACGCCGAGGGCGCGCTCCGCCGAGTGGAGGGGGCCCTCGCCCTCCTGGGCTCCGTCCGGTTCATGCTTCACAGCCAGAACCCCGACGCTCCAGGGCGCCGGCAAGCCATGGAAGGGCGGCTCCACGCCCTCGACCTCCAGCCCGTGGTGGTCGGCGTGGCGAGCATGTCCGCGCTGGCCTCCATGGCCACGGAGCCTCCCATCCGCGACCGCATCCAgtga